A genomic segment from Necator americanus strain Aroian chromosome III, whole genome shotgun sequence encodes:
- a CDS encoding hypothetical protein (NECATOR_CHRIII.G12635.T2): MSDVSNSFSAWETLPEDEPPLCIAVRRPVSPPRQYEATPTPSYSCRGPNIVNFVVRYLQPKHTNVGGANFGYDLIIVNNSQLETMAGGALLTINPSVQIENNPLLDPNCSHVLQYYPDKRRIRGNRSNCGCELDVPLTNTNVNDVEDNCTAIIGNLYLFGPNVPSAEILKRKFGNVYLVSGEVAVVNTDYDDLKFLGNLQSVEFYYGRMWPNALERFVRIENNTALKTLSWPKLKEVVSATILITNNPNLCYSVFELNGLLESRFVDQINGKVCEEIHPNEDGARVCRIGEAATISNIPGNCQILVGDLTIDQSSPEEELWKLYNVTRIYGSLTIRNSSLIGFSSMWKLRDVYNLAGRSALVIDSNTYLKSIYLMYIFRISSELPVRITDNKRLDMSPAECDLLSDSGRIEYDGNKRDCSGIKVNLFIVDVIYVYQKDRGRIGGRNELTFSACHTFYQCSALSKSNAYEGRSRHY, from the exons atgtcggatgtgtcgaactccttctcagcttgggagaccctaccggaggacgaacctccgctgtgcatcgcagttcgacgcccagtgtcacctccacgccaatatgaggcg ACCCCTACACCCAGCTACTCGTGCAGAGGTCCTaacattgtcaattttgtggtacgGTACCTACAACCGAAGCATACGAATGTAGGAGGTGCCAATTTCG GTTATGATCTTATCATAGTGAACAACTCTCAACTTGAAACGATGGCTGGCGGTGCGCTTCTTACTATCAATCCCAGTgtacaaatagaaaataaccCGCTGTTGGATCCTAACTGCTCACATGTCCTTCAGTATTACCCTgacaaaagaagaattcgCGGGAATCGCTCTAATTGCG gCTGTGAATTAGATGTACCTTTAACGAACACCAACGTAAACGATGTCGAGGACAATTGTACTGCAATTATTGGGAACCTATATCTATTTGGTCCTAATGTTCCTTCAGCAGAAATTCTAAAGAGAAAATTTGGCAACGTATATCTTGTTAGCGGTGAAGTTGCAGTTGTGAATACCGATTACGATGACCTCAAGTTCCTGGGAAATTTGCAATCCGTCGAATTTTATTACGGTCGTATGT GGCCGAACGCTCTCGAACGATTCGTTAGAATTGAAAATAACACTGCATTGAAAACGTTATCTTGGCCAAAGTTGAAG gaAGTAGTATCGGCAACTATTTTAATTACGAATAATCCGAACCTATGTTATAGTGTTTTTGAACTTAACGGTCTTCTTGAATCAAGGTTCGTTGATCAAATCAACGGAAAGGTGTGCGAAG AAATACACCCTAATGAGGATGGAGCACGAGTATGTAGGATTGGTGAGGCAGCAACTATATCAAACATTCCCGGAAATTGTCAAATTCTTGTCGGTGATCTAACAATTGATCAATCTTCGCCGGAAGAGGAATTATGGAAGTTGTACAACGTAACAAGAATCTATGGAAGTCTTACTATTCGAAATTCATCTCTAATTGGATTCTCTTCAATGTGGAAACTTCGTGACGTGTATAATTTAGCAG GTCGTTCAGCATTAGTGATCGATTCGAACACATACCTAAAATCCATATATCTAATGTATATCTTCCGTATTTCGAG TGAATTACCCGTTCGTATTACTGACAATAAACGTCTGGACATGTCACCAGCTGAATGTGACCTACTCTCCGATTCTGGCAGAATCGAATACGATGGAAATAAACGCGATTGTTCAGGTATCAAAGTGAACTTGTTTATAGTCGACGTCATTTATGTTTACCAGAAGGACCGCGGTCGTATCGGCGGTCGCAATGAGCTCACTTTCTCTGCTTGCCATACGTTCTATCAGTGCTCTGCTTTGTCCAAATCGAACGCGTATGAAGGTCGCTCGCGGCACTATTGA
- a CDS encoding hypothetical protein (NECATOR_CHRIII.G12635.T1) has protein sequence MSDVSNSFSAWETLPEDEPPLCIAVRRPVSPPRQYEAVTWRDKRSIAPVILYLGYDLIIVNNSQLETMAGGALLTINPSVQIENNPLLDPNCSHVLQYYPDKRRIRGNRSNCGCELDVPLTNTNVNDVEDNCTAIIGNLYLFGPNVPSAEILKRKFGNVYLVSGEVAVVNTDYDDLKFLGNLQSVEFYYGRMWPNALERFVRIENNTALKTLSWPKLKEVVSATILITNNPNLCYSVFELNGLLESRFVDQINGKVCEEIHPNEDGARVCRIGEAATISNIPGNCQILVGDLTIDQSSPEEELWKLYNVTRIYGSLTIRNSSLIGFSSMWKLRDVYNLAGRSALVIDSNTYLKSIYLMYIFRISSELPVRITDNKRLDMSPAECDLLSDSGRIEYDGNKRDCSGELAYVQNDT, from the exons atgtcggatgtgtcgaactccttctcagcttgggagaccctaccggaggacgaacctccgctgtgcatcgcagttcgacgcccagtgtcacctccacgccaatatgaggcg gtcacttggcgggataaacgtagcattgctccagtcatcctctatttag GTTATGATCTTATCATAGTGAACAACTCTCAACTTGAAACGATGGCTGGCGGTGCGCTTCTTACTATCAATCCCAGTgtacaaatagaaaataaccCGCTGTTGGATCCTAACTGCTCACATGTCCTTCAGTATTACCCTgacaaaagaagaattcgCGGGAATCGCTCTAATTGCG gCTGTGAATTAGATGTACCTTTAACGAACACCAACGTAAACGATGTCGAGGACAATTGTACTGCAATTATTGGGAACCTATATCTATTTGGTCCTAATGTTCCTTCAGCAGAAATTCTAAAGAGAAAATTTGGCAACGTATATCTTGTTAGCGGTGAAGTTGCAGTTGTGAATACCGATTACGATGACCTCAAGTTCCTGGGAAATTTGCAATCCGTCGAATTTTATTACGGTCGTATGT GGCCGAACGCTCTCGAACGATTCGTTAGAATTGAAAATAACACTGCATTGAAAACGTTATCTTGGCCAAAGTTGAAG gaAGTAGTATCGGCAACTATTTTAATTACGAATAATCCGAACCTATGTTATAGTGTTTTTGAACTTAACGGTCTTCTTGAATCAAGGTTCGTTGATCAAATCAACGGAAAGGTGTGCGAAG AAATACACCCTAATGAGGATGGAGCACGAGTATGTAGGATTGGTGAGGCAGCAACTATATCAAACATTCCCGGAAATTGTCAAATTCTTGTCGGTGATCTAACAATTGATCAATCTTCGCCGGAAGAGGAATTATGGAAGTTGTACAACGTAACAAGAATCTATGGAAGTCTTACTATTCGAAATTCATCTCTAATTGGATTCTCTTCAATGTGGAAACTTCGTGACGTGTATAATTTAGCAG GTCGTTCAGCATTAGTGATCGATTCGAACACATACCTAAAATCCATATATCTAATGTATATCTTCCGTATTTCGAG TGAATTACCCGTTCGTATTACTGACAATAAACGTCTGGACATGTCACCAGCTGAATGTGACCTACTCTCCGATTCTGGCAGAATCGAATACGATGGAAATAAACGCGATTGTTCAG GAGAACTTGCTTATGTACAGAACGATACCTAA